One window of the Roseovarius sp. THAF9 genome contains the following:
- a CDS encoding amino acid ABC transporter ATP-binding protein codes for MAETAQMQVSDEIAIRIENMNKWYGTFHVLRDIDLSVHRGERIVIAGPSGSGKSTLIRCINALEEHQKGRIEVDGTVLSSDIKNIDKIRSEVGMVFQHFNLFPHLTILENCTLAPIWVRKIPKRQAEETAMHFLEKVKIPEQADKYPGQLSGGQQQRVAIARSLCMKPRIMLFDEPTSALDPEMIKEVLDTMVSLAEEGMTMLCVTHEMGFARQVANRVIFMDQGQIVEQNEPEEFFNNPKSDRTKLFLSQILGH; via the coding sequence ATGGCGGAAACCGCTCAAATGCAGGTCTCGGACGAAATCGCGATCCGGATCGAGAACATGAACAAGTGGTACGGCACGTTCCACGTGCTGCGTGACATCGACCTGTCGGTCCACCGGGGCGAGCGCATCGTCATCGCGGGACCGTCCGGGTCGGGCAAGTCGACGCTGATCCGGTGCATCAACGCGCTGGAGGAGCACCAGAAGGGCCGGATCGAGGTGGACGGGACGGTGCTGTCCTCGGACATCAAGAACATCGACAAGATCCGGTCCGAGGTCGGGATGGTGTTCCAGCACTTCAACCTGTTCCCGCACCTGACGATCCTCGAGAACTGCACGCTGGCGCCGATCTGGGTGCGCAAGATCCCCAAGCGGCAGGCCGAGGAAACGGCGATGCATTTCCTTGAAAAGGTGAAGATCCCCGAACAGGCCGACAAGTATCCCGGCCAGCTGTCGGGCGGTCAGCAGCAGCGGGTCGCCATCGCGCGGTCGCTCTGCATGAAGCCGCGGATCATGCTGTTCGACGAGCCCACGTCGGCGCTCGATCCCGAGATGATCAAAGAAGTGCTCGACACGATGGTCAGCCTTGCCGAGGAAGGCATGACGATGCTGTGCGTGACGCACGAGATGGGCTTTGCCCGGCAGGTGGCGAACCGAGTGATCTTCATGGATCAGGGCCAGATCGTGGAGCAGAACGAACCCGAAGAGTTCTTCAACAACCCGAAAAGCGACCGGACCAAGCTGTTCCTCAGCCAGATCCTCGGGCACTGA
- a CDS encoding acetoin utilization protein AcuC — MTGAGPHPLFIGSEIYHGSSYGARHPLSIPRVPTVMDLCRAMGWLPRDQFRVSPRAKPAALTRFHTPAYITALQQAEAARRVDEPTRQRHQIGTLSNPIFPEIYRRPATAAGGSLLAADLLAQGGIVYNPGGGTHHGMADHAAGFCYLNDPVLAIKAFLAQGLTRIAYVDIDAHHCDGVADAFHGDPRVLMISTHEEARWPFTGALDDRAGSHAINLPLPRGTHDDDFALLRDEVLLPAVQGWRAEVIVLQCGADAVLEDPLARLALSNNAHWQVVTALKQMAPRLLVLGGGGYNPWTVGRLWSGVWATLNGFEIPDRLPERARSVLAALSWTRQRGDRPDHLVETLRDTPRHGPVQNEIRRRVQVLQTRRRVWV, encoded by the coding sequence GTGACAGGCGCGGGACCGCATCCCCTTTTCATCGGGTCCGAGATCTATCACGGCTCCAGTTACGGCGCGCGCCACCCGCTGAGCATCCCGCGCGTGCCCACGGTGATGGACCTGTGCCGCGCGATGGGCTGGCTGCCGCGCGACCAATTCCGCGTCAGCCCGCGCGCCAAGCCCGCCGCGCTGACGCGCTTTCACACGCCCGCCTACATCACCGCCCTGCAACAGGCCGAGGCAGCCCGAAGGGTGGACGAGCCGACCCGTCAGCGCCACCAGATCGGCACACTGTCGAACCCAATCTTCCCCGAAATCTACCGCCGACCGGCCACCGCCGCAGGTGGCTCGCTTCTGGCGGCAGACCTGCTGGCGCAGGGCGGGATCGTCTACAACCCGGGCGGCGGCACGCATCACGGCATGGCCGACCATGCGGCAGGCTTCTGCTATCTCAACGACCCGGTGCTGGCCATCAAGGCATTCCTCGCGCAGGGCCTCACGCGCATCGCCTACGTCGATATCGACGCGCATCACTGCGACGGCGTCGCCGACGCCTTTCATGGCGATCCGCGCGTGCTGATGATCTCGACCCACGAGGAGGCCCGCTGGCCCTTCACCGGCGCGCTCGACGACCGGGCCGGCAGCCATGCGATCAACCTGCCCCTGCCGCGCGGCACTCATGACGACGACTTCGCGCTGCTGCGCGACGAAGTCCTCCTGCCCGCCGTGCAGGGCTGGCGCGCGGAGGTCATCGTTCTGCAATGCGGGGCTGACGCTGTACTGGAAGACCCGCTTGCCCGTCTGGCCCTGTCCAACAACGCGCACTGGCAGGTGGTCACGGCCCTGAAACAGATGGCCCCGCGCCTGCTGGTCCTTGGCGGTGGCGGATACAACCCGTGGACCGTGGGTCGGCTCTGGTCCGGCGTCTGGGCCACGCTCAACGGCTTCGAGATTCCCGACCGCCTGCCGGAACGGGCGCGGTCGGTCCTCGCCGCCCTCAGCTGGACCCGCCAGCGCGGCGACCGGCCCGATCACCTTGTCGAAACGCTCCGCGACACGCCCCGCCATGGCCCCGTGCAAAACGAAATACGCCGCCGGGTGCAGGTCTTGCAGACCCGGCGGCGCGTTTGGGTGTAA
- a CDS encoding histidine phosphatase family protein, translating into MRRLVLMRHAKSSWGDPTLDDHDRPLNKRGKQSAKALGDWLRSQTIVVDEALVSSSVRTVETMQRLKVDCDRQVTDQLYHAGPTQMLKVLKRATGQTVLMLAHNPGIASFAHQMMAEHPDHPRFEDYPTGATLVARFDIDDWGALTPGTGRLEAFVIPRELTE; encoded by the coding sequence ATGAGACGTCTCGTCCTGATGCGTCACGCCAAATCCAGCTGGGGCGATCCCACGCTCGACGACCACGATCGCCCGCTCAACAAGCGCGGCAAACAATCGGCCAAGGCCCTGGGGGATTGGCTGCGATCGCAGACCATCGTCGTGGATGAGGCGTTGGTGTCGTCGTCCGTCCGCACGGTCGAGACGATGCAACGGCTCAAGGTCGATTGCGACCGGCAGGTGACCGACCAGCTCTACCACGCCGGTCCAACCCAGATGCTGAAGGTCCTGAAGCGTGCCACGGGACAGACCGTCCTGATGCTGGCGCACAACCCCGGCATCGCCTCTTTCGCGCACCAGATGATGGCCGAACATCCCGACCATCCGCGCTTCGAAGACTATCCCACCGGGGCCACGCTGGTCGCGCGGTTCGACATCGACGACTGGGGCGCTCTCACACCCGGCACCGGACGGCTCGAAGCCTTCGTGATCCCGCGCGAACTGACCGAGTGA
- a CDS encoding ferredoxin → MTTLDDIAQAAAPHHLATFGMVTGAETPEGMSSLVLLGPKEPGFWPAFTASPEYADTAPDAMDRWSSRVIGGLARDLDGTAFFPFGGPPFQPFVTWARASGRAHQSPVGLLVHDTAGLMISYRGALGFGHIIDAPAPPPNPCDSCATRPCLTACPVDAFATGTYDIATCKADLDRPENDCMSKGCAVRRACPVSQSYGRLDNQSAFHMRAFK, encoded by the coding sequence ATGACGACTCTCGACGACATCGCACAGGCCGCAGCGCCGCACCATCTGGCCACGTTCGGCATGGTGACCGGGGCGGAGACGCCCGAGGGCATGAGCAGCCTCGTTCTGCTCGGCCCGAAGGAGCCCGGCTTCTGGCCTGCCTTCACCGCGTCGCCGGAATATGCCGACACTGCGCCCGACGCGATGGACCGCTGGTCGTCGCGCGTGATCGGCGGCCTCGCCCGGGATCTGGACGGCACCGCCTTCTTCCCCTTCGGAGGCCCGCCCTTCCAGCCGTTCGTGACCTGGGCCAGGGCCAGCGGTCGGGCGCATCAATCGCCGGTCGGCCTGCTGGTGCACGACACGGCCGGCCTGATGATCTCGTATCGCGGCGCGCTTGGGTTCGGTCACATCATCGACGCACCGGCGCCGCCGCCCAATCCCTGCGACAGCTGCGCCACCCGGCCCTGCCTCACCGCCTGCCCCGTCGACGCCTTCGCCACCGGCACCTATGACATCGCCACCTGCAAGGCAGACTTGGACAGGCCGGAAAATGATTGTATGTCAAAAGGATGCGCTGTGCGCCGGGCCTGCCCGGTCAGCCAGTCCTACGGGCGGCTGGACAACCAGTCTGCCTTTCACATGAGGGCCTTCAAATGA
- a CDS encoding sterol desaturase family protein: MENELLIRLSVFIGLFAVLALIEAKAPRRVRTQPRNTRWITNWAIVILDTLTLRALALALPLLAVGAAVDAEANGWGLMNAIDIPGWIAVVLTVLIFDLAIWVQHLVTHKIPLLWRIHRVHHADRDIDVTTAIRFHPVEIALSMLLKIGLVYLLGPPALGIILFEIILNGTAMFNHANIKLPLGLDAALRKVLVTPDMHRVHHSNQRSEHDSNYGFALSIWDRMFGTYIAQPAKGHDDMTIGLEWQDDRPSRLGWSLGLPFFRK; encoded by the coding sequence ATGGAAAACGAGTTACTCATCCGCCTGTCCGTCTTCATCGGGCTGTTCGCGGTCCTGGCCCTGATCGAGGCCAAGGCCCCGCGCCGGGTGCGCACGCAACCCCGCAACACGCGCTGGATCACCAACTGGGCCATCGTCATCCTCGACACGCTGACCCTGCGCGCCCTTGCGCTCGCCCTGCCTCTGCTGGCCGTCGGCGCCGCCGTGGATGCCGAAGCCAATGGCTGGGGTCTGATGAACGCCATCGACATCCCCGGCTGGATCGCCGTGGTGCTAACCGTGCTGATCTTCGACCTTGCCATCTGGGTGCAGCACCTTGTCACGCACAAGATCCCGCTCCTGTGGCGCATCCACCGGGTCCATCACGCCGACCGTGATATCGACGTGACCACCGCGATCCGGTTCCACCCGGTGGAAATCGCGCTGTCGATGCTGCTCAAGATCGGGCTTGTCTACCTGCTCGGCCCGCCCGCTCTCGGCATCATCCTGTTCGAGATCATCCTAAACGGCACCGCCATGTTCAACCACGCCAACATCAAGCTGCCTCTGGGGCTGGATGCGGCCCTGCGCAAGGTTCTGGTGACGCCGGACATGCACCGCGTGCACCATTCCAACCAGCGCAGCGAACACGACAGCAACTACGGTTTCGCCCTGTCGATCTGGGACCGCATGTTCGGCACCTACATCGCCCAGCCCGCAAAGGGCCATGACGACATGACCATCGGGCTGGAGTGGCAGGACGACCGCCCGTCGCGCCTCGGATGGTCCCTTGGCCTGCCTTTCTTTCGCAAATGA
- the argB gene encoding acetylglutamate kinase, whose product MKTRDMTRDNLTTARTLSEALPYLQRYDDAVVVIKLGGHAMGSNEAMATFARDVVLMRQVGVNPVIVHGGGPMINQMLEKLNIKSDFVNGKRVTDEATMEVVEMVLSGRVNKRIVQAINAQGGKAVGLSGKDAGLITCVPTDPKLGFVGTPDKVDPSILHTLFQDDAIPVIAPLGAGRQGETFNINGDTAAGAIAAALQADRLLLLTDVDGVRDGEGNILTELTASQIKSLTDQGVISGGMIPKTETALDALSYGVRGVVILDGRLDNAVLLELYTEHGSGSLIRAG is encoded by the coding sequence ATGAAGACCCGAGACATGACCCGCGACAACCTCACCACCGCCCGCACCCTCAGCGAGGCCCTGCCCTATCTTCAGCGCTACGACGACGCCGTCGTGGTGATCAAGCTCGGCGGCCATGCCATGGGCAGCAACGAGGCGATGGCAACCTTTGCCCGCGACGTGGTGCTGATGCGGCAGGTCGGCGTGAACCCGGTGATCGTCCATGGCGGCGGGCCGATGATCAACCAGATGCTGGAAAAGCTGAACATCAAGTCCGATTTCGTGAACGGCAAGCGCGTCACCGACGAGGCCACGATGGAAGTGGTCGAGATGGTGCTCTCGGGCCGGGTGAATAAGCGGATCGTGCAAGCAATCAACGCCCAAGGCGGCAAGGCCGTGGGCCTGTCGGGCAAGGATGCGGGCCTAATCACCTGCGTGCCCACCGACCCCAAGCTCGGTTTCGTCGGCACCCCCGACAAGGTCGATCCCTCGATCCTGCACACGCTCTTTCAGGATGACGCCATCCCGGTCATCGCCCCCTTGGGCGCAGGCCGCCAGGGCGAGACCTTCAACATCAACGGCGACACCGCCGCCGGCGCCATTGCGGCGGCGCTTCAGGCCGACCGCCTGCTACTGCTGACAGATGTGGACGGCGTGCGCGACGGCGAAGGCAACATCCTGACCGAACTCACCGCGTCGCAGATCAAGTCTCTGACCGATCAAGGCGTCATCTCGGGCGGCATGATCCCCAAGACGGAAACCGCACTCGATGCGCTCTCCTACGGGGTGCGCGGCGTGGTCATCCTGGATGGGCGGCTGGACAACGCCGTGCTGCTGGAGCTTTACACCGAACACGGCTCCGGCTCCCTGATCCGGGCAGGATGA
- the yihA gene encoding ribosome biogenesis GTP-binding protein YihA/YsxC, whose product MALPFPLAEAPSAAATESGRKLFAGEVTFVKGVVAMSGLPDADRPEVCFAGRSNVGKSSLINALTGRKALARASNTPGRTQEINYFDLGGRTFLVDLPGYGYANAPLPKVEKWQALLKQYLSGRVTLRRAFVLIDARHGIKPVDEEIMALLDSSAVTFQCVLTKADKVKVAERDKMLAQVRTRLATHAAAFPEIVLTSSEKGDGIATLRAIIATLE is encoded by the coding sequence ATGGCGCTCCCCTTCCCCCTGGCTGAGGCGCCCAGCGCGGCCGCTACGGAATCCGGCCGAAAGCTCTTCGCCGGCGAGGTCACCTTCGTCAAGGGCGTGGTCGCCATGTCCGGCCTGCCCGACGCCGACCGTCCCGAGGTCTGCTTCGCCGGGCGCTCCAATGTCGGAAAATCAAGCCTTATCAATGCGCTGACGGGCCGCAAGGCGCTGGCCCGCGCCTCCAACACCCCGGGCCGCACGCAGGAAATCAACTATTTCGACCTCGGCGGCCGGACTTTCCTCGTGGATCTGCCCGGCTACGGCTACGCCAACGCACCTCTCCCGAAGGTCGAGAAATGGCAGGCCCTGCTGAAACAGTACCTCTCGGGTCGCGTCACCTTGCGCCGCGCCTTCGTGCTGATCGACGCCCGCCACGGCATCAAACCCGTGGACGAAGAGATCATGGCCCTGCTCGACAGCTCCGCCGTGACCTTCCAATGCGTGCTGACCAAGGCCGACAAGGTCAAGGTCGCCGAGCGCGACAAGATGCTGGCGCAGGTCCGCACCCGCCTTGCGACCCATGCCGCCGCCTTCCCCGAGATCGTCCTGACCTCTTCGGAAAAGGGCGACGGCATCGCCACCCTGCGCGCCATCATCGCCACGCTGGAATAA
- a CDS encoding MOSC domain-containing protein — MATVAALWRHPIKGHGREALDTVTLTEGQTIPWDRRWAVAHEMSKADGTEWVPCANFSRGAKTGTLMAISAKVDEADGSVTLSHPGRPDLTFDPEREQDTFLDWVRPLMPADRAQSARLVHVPGRGMTDTDYASISLINLASNDAMTDAMSQDISPLRWRGNIHLTGLEPWAEFDWVGHTLRIGEAELSVQEPIQRCLATTANPRTGERDADTLGTLNTRFGHQDFGIYATVTRSGTIRVGDTVEPI, encoded by the coding sequence ATGGCAACCGTGGCCGCGCTCTGGCGTCACCCGATCAAGGGGCACGGCCGCGAAGCGCTGGACACGGTCACCCTGACCGAGGGCCAGACCATTCCGTGGGATCGCCGTTGGGCCGTCGCGCACGAGATGTCCAAGGCCGACGGGACCGAGTGGGTGCCCTGCGCCAATTTCTCGCGCGGGGCAAAGACCGGCACGCTCATGGCCATCTCGGCCAAGGTAGACGAGGCTGATGGCAGCGTCACGCTCTCCCATCCCGGCCGGCCTGATCTGACATTCGATCCCGAGCGGGAGCAGGACACTTTCCTCGACTGGGTTCGCCCGCTCATGCCCGCCGACCGCGCGCAATCGGCCCGGCTCGTACATGTGCCCGGGCGCGGCATGACCGACACCGATTATGCGTCGATCAGCCTGATCAACCTTGCCTCCAACGATGCCATGACCGACGCGATGAGCCAAGACATCTCGCCCCTGCGTTGGCGCGGCAACATTCACCTTACAGGCCTCGAGCCATGGGCCGAGTTCGACTGGGTCGGCCACACCCTGCGCATAGGCGAGGCTGAACTGAGCGTGCAGGAACCGATCCAGCGCTGCTTGGCTACCACCGCAAATCCGCGGACCGGCGAGCGCGACGCCGACACGCTCGGCACGCTGAACACCCGCTTCGGCCATCAGGATTTCGGCATCTACGCCACTGTCACACGCTCAGGCACGATCCGCGTCGGCGACACCGTGGAACCGATCTGA
- the yidC gene encoding membrane protein insertase YidC codes for MDEQNRNLLLATGLSLLVILIWFLLFPPPEPEETPETTATSTSTTETDTTPSEPAGDTAIVPSTADDTATTPEAQQAEAEADDTPRIEIDTPTLQGTISLRGGRIDDLQLKNYRETLEPDAPIVTLLSPVGTDRAYYALFGWAPGSGLTPDQVPGANTVWDVESDGPLTPENPLVLTWDNGAGLTFRREMSVDDRSMFNVTQSVQNTGDNAASVAPYGILARHGLPPDLKNFFILHEGGISLTDGELREIDYDDFEPAGAHENIALQEAGWSGFTDHYWMTALIPGQAEGSTFSTFQDTNRNIFQTNIKQRTETVAPGQEVTIQTRLFAGAKEWETIRHYQNDEGVTKFIDSIDWGWFFFLTKPIFWLLHNLNELIGNMGWAIIALTLIIKAVLLPLAYKSYVSMAKMKELQPQMEKIKENAGDDRQKLQKEMMELYKKEKVNPASGCLPILMQIPIFFSLYKVIFVTLELRHAPWIGWIDDLSAPDPSSLYNLYGLLPWAAPEPGSILALIFIGILPLCLGVSMWLQQKLNPAPTDPTQQMIFAWMPWVFMFMLGSFASGLVVYWIANNVITFSQQYLIMRSQGYKPDVFGNIKSSFKKKAKTPPPEDK; via the coding sequence ATGGACGAACAGAACCGCAATCTCCTGCTGGCAACGGGCCTCAGCCTGTTGGTGATCCTTATCTGGTTCCTGCTTTTCCCGCCGCCCGAGCCGGAAGAGACGCCGGAGACGACCGCCACCAGCACGTCCACGACGGAAACCGACACCACCCCGTCCGAGCCTGCGGGCGACACGGCCATTGTGCCAAGTACGGCCGACGACACCGCCACGACACCCGAGGCGCAACAGGCCGAAGCCGAGGCCGACGACACGCCGCGCATCGAGATCGACACGCCCACCCTGCAAGGCACTATCTCGCTGCGCGGGGGGCGGATCGACGATCTGCAGCTCAAGAACTACCGCGAAACGCTCGAACCGGACGCACCGATCGTCACGCTCCTGTCGCCCGTCGGCACCGACCGCGCCTATTATGCGCTCTTCGGCTGGGCACCGGGCAGCGGTCTGACGCCCGACCAGGTTCCCGGCGCGAACACCGTCTGGGACGTCGAATCCGATGGTCCGCTGACCCCCGAAAACCCGCTGGTCCTGACCTGGGACAACGGCGCCGGCCTGACCTTCCGCCGGGAAATGTCTGTCGATGACCGCTCGATGTTCAACGTCACCCAGTCGGTGCAGAATACCGGCGACAACGCCGCCTCCGTCGCGCCTTACGGCATCCTCGCCCGCCACGGTCTGCCGCCGGACCTCAAGAACTTCTTCATCCTGCACGAAGGCGGCATCAGCCTGACCGACGGCGAGCTGCGTGAGATCGACTATGACGATTTCGAACCCGCCGGCGCGCATGAGAATATCGCGCTGCAAGAGGCCGGCTGGTCCGGCTTCACCGATCACTACTGGATGACCGCGCTGATCCCCGGCCAGGCCGAAGGTTCGACTTTCTCGACCTTCCAGGATACCAACCGCAACATCTTCCAGACCAACATCAAGCAGCGCACTGAAACCGTCGCGCCCGGGCAGGAAGTGACCATCCAGACCCGCCTCTTCGCCGGCGCCAAGGAATGGGAGACCATCCGGCATTACCAGAACGACGAAGGCGTGACCAAGTTCATCGACTCGATCGACTGGGGCTGGTTCTTCTTCCTGACCAAGCCGATCTTCTGGCTGCTGCACAACCTCAACGAACTCATCGGCAACATGGGCTGGGCGATCATCGCGCTGACCCTCATCATCAAGGCGGTCCTGCTGCCTCTGGCCTACAAGTCCTACGTCTCCATGGCCAAGATGAAGGAACTTCAGCCGCAGATGGAGAAGATCAAGGAAAACGCAGGCGACGACCGCCAGAAGCTCCAGAAAGAGATGATGGAGCTCTACAAGAAGGAAAAGGTCAACCCGGCCTCGGGCTGCCTGCCCATCCTGATGCAGATTCCGATCTTCTTCTCGCTCTACAAGGTGATCTTCGTCACGCTGGAGTTGCGCCATGCCCCCTGGATCGGCTGGATCGACGACCTCTCGGCACCCGACCCGTCGTCGCTCTATAACCTCTACGGCCTGCTGCCCTGGGCCGCGCCCGAACCCGGCTCGATCCTGGCGCTGATCTTCATCGGCATCCTCCCTCTCTGCCTTGGCGTATCCATGTGGCTGCAACAGAAACTGAACCCGGCGCCCACCGACCCCACGCAGCAGATGATCTTCGCGTGGATGCCCTGGGTCTTCATGTTCATGCTGGGCAGCTTCGCGTCGGGCCTCGTGGTCTACTGGATCGCCAACAACGTGATCACCTTCAGCCAGCAATACCTGATCATGCGCAGCCAGGGCTACAAGCCGGACGTGTTCGGCAACATCAAGTCCAGCTTCAAGAAGAAGGCCAAGACCCCGCCGCCGGAGGACAAGTGA
- a CDS encoding bifunctional diguanylate cyclase/phosphodiesterase, whose protein sequence is MLLRHYLSSFRFALATVLTGPQALAFLPALVLGGFWLGGEPTLLAIALAVPLGLAWVRHSAPPPIRREREDDFERQLQETLDLARNCLRRTGCAIVEIDDYDTLLDRHGTAAAERVSICVTDRLKTVLRERDVLLPLTNGQFGIIFAPVRRLDSEAGLKLATRLQAAVEEPISLDAATIYVSASVGFCLDSFIRGATGRDLSDAAGIALVEARRHGPSAIRAYSPELRRVSPLPEGTATEVLTALTDGQIQAWFQPQISTDTGGISGFEALARWEHPVRGLIPPAEFLPLLQNLGKTDILGMKILRDALSTLKSWDAAGFDIPQVGVNFSADELRDPKLVDRLTWELDRYDITPTRLTVEILETVVAYSPEDTIVRNIRRLAEMGCQIDLDDFGTGHASISSIRRFAVHRLKIDRSFVKKLDRDIEQQRMVNAIQLMAEQLDLDTIAEGVETAGEHAMLAQLGVGHVQGFGIARPMPASRTIQWISDHIARVQTPPRIGNSAG, encoded by the coding sequence ATGCTCTTGCGCCACTACTTGTCTTCCTTCCGTTTCGCCCTCGCGACCGTGCTGACGGGCCCGCAGGCGCTGGCATTCCTTCCTGCGCTGGTGCTGGGCGGCTTCTGGCTCGGCGGCGAGCCAACCTTGCTAGCGATTGCCTTGGCCGTGCCGCTCGGGCTTGCATGGGTGCGCCATTCCGCGCCGCCGCCCATCCGCCGGGAGCGCGAGGATGACTTCGAACGACAGTTGCAGGAAACGCTTGATCTTGCCCGCAATTGCCTGCGCCGCACGGGCTGTGCCATCGTCGAGATCGACGATTACGACACCCTGCTCGACCGGCATGGGACCGCCGCGGCGGAACGGGTCAGCATCTGCGTGACCGACCGGCTCAAGACCGTATTGCGCGAACGTGACGTCCTGCTTCCGCTTACTAATGGGCAGTTCGGCATCATTTTTGCCCCCGTTCGCCGGCTCGATTCCGAAGCAGGGCTCAAGCTAGCCACCCGCCTGCAAGCCGCTGTAGAGGAGCCGATTTCACTTGATGCCGCCACGATCTACGTCTCCGCCTCGGTGGGCTTCTGCCTTGACAGCTTCATTCGCGGCGCCACCGGGCGCGACCTGTCCGATGCTGCCGGTATCGCGCTGGTCGAGGCCCGCCGTCACGGCCCGTCGGCCATTCGCGCCTACAGCCCCGAGTTGCGCCGGGTCTCGCCCCTACCCGAGGGCACCGCGACAGAGGTTTTGACCGCACTGACAGATGGGCAGATACAGGCTTGGTTCCAACCGCAGATTTCTACCGATACCGGCGGTATCTCCGGGTTCGAGGCGCTGGCGCGGTGGGAACATCCGGTGCGCGGCCTGATCCCGCCCGCAGAGTTTCTTCCACTGCTGCAAAATCTTGGCAAGACAGACATTCTTGGGATGAAGATCCTGCGGGACGCGCTTTCCACACTCAAATCCTGGGACGCGGCGGGGTTCGATATACCTCAGGTCGGTGTGAATTTCTCTGCCGACGAACTGCGCGACCCAAAGCTGGTCGACCGCCTCACGTGGGAGCTTGACCGCTACGATATCACGCCGACGCGACTGACGGTCGAGATTCTCGAAACCGTTGTCGCCTATTCCCCCGAGGATACGATCGTGCGCAATATCAGGCGCTTGGCCGAGATGGGCTGTCAGATTGACCTGGACGATTTCGGCACCGGGCACGCCTCGATCTCGTCGATCCGTCGGTTCGCCGTGCATCGGTTGAAAATCGACCGCTCATTCGTCAAGAAACTCGACCGCGACATAGAACAGCAGCGCATGGTCAACGCAATCCAGCTCATGGCCGAACAGCTCGACCTCGATACCATTGCTGAAGGCGTGGAAACCGCAGGCGAACACGCGATGCTCGCCCAGCTTGGGGTCGGCCACGTTCAGGGTTTCGGCATCGCCCGCCCGATGCCAGCGTCCAGAACGATCCAGTGGATCAGCGATCACATTGCCAGGGTTCAGACGCCGCCACGCATCGGCAATAGCGCCGGCTAG
- the ttcA gene encoding tRNA 2-thiocytidine(32) synthetase TtcA — protein sequence MLDDADDIHPLFAGAPKTTEFRKLRKRVVRQAREAIEQYGMIEKNARWLVCLSGGKDSYTLLAVLHELKWRGLLPVDILACNLDQGQPGFPATVLPKFLEDMGVLHRIEYQDTYSVVVDKVPQGRTYCALCSRLRRGHLYRIAREEGCSAVVLGHHRDDILETFFMNLFHGGRLATMPPKLVNEEGDLFVYRPLAHVAEADCERFACAMNYPIIPCDLCGSQDGLQRQQVKQILDGWEANSPGRRQVMFRALMNARPSHLLDPKLFDFEGLSRDSLKFEGNDDALPKLR from the coding sequence ATGCTCGATGATGCCGACGATATCCATCCGCTCTTTGCCGGCGCTCCGAAGACCACGGAGTTTCGCAAGCTGCGCAAACGTGTCGTTCGCCAGGCCCGTGAGGCGATTGAGCAATATGGCATGATTGAGAAAAATGCTCGCTGGCTGGTCTGCCTTTCGGGCGGCAAGGACAGCTACACGCTTCTGGCCGTTTTGCACGAGCTGAAATGGCGCGGCCTTCTGCCCGTCGACATCCTCGCCTGCAACCTCGACCAGGGCCAACCCGGCTTCCCGGCGACGGTCCTGCCAAAGTTTCTCGAAGACATGGGCGTGCTCCACCGGATCGAGTACCAAGACACCTATTCCGTCGTCGTCGACAAGGTGCCACAAGGCCGAACCTATTGCGCGCTCTGTTCGCGGCTGCGCCGCGGCCACCTTTACCGCATCGCCCGCGAGGAAGGCTGTTCCGCCGTGGTGCTGGGCCATCATCGCGACGACATTTTAGAGACGTTTTTCATGAACCTCTTTCACGGCGGGCGGCTGGCCACCATGCCGCCCAAGCTGGTGAATGAGGAAGGCGACCTTTTCGTCTACCGCCCGCTGGCCCATGTGGCCGAGGCCGATTGCGAGCGGTTCGCCTGCGCGATGAATTACCCCATCATTCCCTGCGATCTCTGCGGCTCCCAGGACGGGCTGCAACGCCAGCAGGTCAAGCAAATCCTCGACGGCTGGGAAGCCAACAGCCCGGGCCGCCGTCAGGTCATGTTCCGCGCCCTGATGAACGCCCGCCCCTCGCACCTGCTCGATCCTAAACTCTTCGATTTCGAGGGGTTGAGCCGGGACTCTCTAAAATTCGAAGGAAATGACGACGCGCTGCCGAAGTTGCGTTAA